One part of the Thermococcus radiotolerans genome encodes these proteins:
- the trm10 gene encoding tRNA (guanine(9)-/adenine(9)-N1)-methyltransferase has protein sequence MKTLADVFREALREKGIESFGVLSKRFRKSKNKLQDVAVEIINGKGAIFRVPEKTAVAWDLNGNRVEGSYYAYAPLCMKEKFEPVLTPEELRSKLPEWPYFIIDLYHWDKHTQKEKGKVCLQVSQSYGLLRDYFTGRELAVTWASDEFERMFNGPIERITTYAGPTAEFLRENGIEEVVLLDPWAEEVLGEKDFDVGAFIIGGIVDTGGNKKKTTPKIGEELERAGIRVRRRKIVLKGDIVGVPDRINRILGIILKMMVEGKSMDEAVYEFQEPLHARWRLRKELPKRAIRYKVNGKTYRVVEKELFDEYSKWLKIRWEDFVKVLRELDLIALERKRIHHLNKISNARIINGKLYRVILLKKAAMLCYNC, from the coding sequence ATGAAGACGCTCGCCGATGTTTTCAGGGAAGCGCTGAGGGAGAAGGGGATCGAGAGCTTCGGGGTGCTCTCAAAGCGCTTTAGGAAGTCAAAGAACAAGCTCCAGGACGTAGCGGTGGAGATAATCAACGGAAAAGGGGCAATATTTCGCGTTCCCGAAAAAACCGCCGTTGCGTGGGACTTAAACGGCAACCGCGTCGAGGGCTCTTACTACGCCTACGCCCCGCTGTGCATGAAGGAGAAGTTCGAGCCGGTTCTGACGCCCGAAGAGCTCCGCTCAAAGCTCCCAGAGTGGCCCTACTTCATAATAGACCTATACCACTGGGACAAGCACACCCAGAAGGAGAAGGGCAAGGTCTGCCTGCAGGTGAGCCAGAGCTACGGCCTGCTGAGGGACTATTTCACTGGGAGAGAGCTTGCCGTAACGTGGGCTAGCGATGAGTTTGAGAGAATGTTCAACGGGCCCATCGAGAGAATAACGACCTACGCCGGGCCGACGGCGGAATTTTTAAGGGAAAACGGCATTGAAGAGGTTGTTCTCCTCGACCCTTGGGCGGAGGAAGTTCTGGGTGAGAAGGATTTCGACGTCGGGGCCTTTATAATCGGCGGTATCGTGGACACCGGCGGGAACAAGAAGAAGACTACGCCCAAAATAGGCGAGGAGCTTGAGAGGGCCGGAATAAGGGTACGCAGAAGGAAGATCGTTCTCAAAGGCGACATCGTTGGCGTCCCCGACAGGATAAACCGCATCCTTGGCATAATCCTCAAGATGATGGTGGAAGGGAAGTCCATGGATGAAGCGGTTTACGAGTTTCAGGAGCCGCTACACGCCCGCTGGCGCCTGAGGAAGGAGCTCCCCAAGCGCGCGATCAGATACAAAGTGAACGGCAAGACCTACAGGGTGGTTGAGAAGGAGCTGTTCGATGAGTACTCTAAATGGCTAAAAATCCGCTGGGAGGACTTCGTGAAGGTGCTGCGGGAGCTTGACCTGATAGCGCTTGAAAGGAAGAGGATACACCACCTCAACAAGATCTCCAACGCGAGGATAATAAACGGAAAGCTCTACAGGGTAATTCTCCTCAAGAAGGCCGCGATGCTGTGCTATAACTGCTGA
- a CDS encoding glycosyltransferase family 39 protein gives MNRGLLYAIFSVLLTMAFVGSLKSIPGPPYGGDLYFHNGIAEAIFHGTSVFRDPTNYEGYAFYPWLYHSIVALFGHVAGGVIPVTVYVMPVFILLLSMITVYFLVGELTTESVAMLAPLLPLALHFPDPHPHTLMLMVFIPLFYFALVRYLKAPSTRNGIFLGISWALAGLTHVLGTFGIGAVILSNVAWDVGRNRELSAVKRWITPFLVAIPLLLLYWGPLLFVYHARTPNPYQSLVWAHYTIVSFTADMITFFVSYSWRGMLSLLALAGLYVVVKSRPYPAFRIVISSLLGMYAAGIVFILLGNPLIAKKLSLYFFTLDVILVSLGITYLISKFPQRKSLAVVTAILLVFSGVTVVGFASSPWVQVGFHEFPFSSLQAWLLENTNVNDVILSNYEASFMLFSISGRKTVLFRRTHASPFVDYDKRSADIMVALLGNNSTKALQILEKYHVKYIYVDKTASIDPLWVPVSYKDYLEGNGVPCHVEWVRYDPADPSSVKIEACVAQFNISQLTPYLRETFKKGNSVLFRVCYPDEFGES, from the coding sequence ATGAACAGAGGGCTGCTTTATGCCATATTCTCTGTCCTTTTGACCATGGCTTTTGTGGGTAGTCTGAAGTCTATTCCAGGCCCCCCGTACGGGGGCGATCTGTATTTCCACAACGGCATCGCCGAGGCGATATTTCACGGCACTTCCGTCTTTAGGGACCCAACGAACTATGAAGGCTACGCTTTTTACCCTTGGCTCTACCATTCCATCGTTGCACTCTTCGGGCATGTTGCCGGAGGTGTAATACCCGTAACAGTCTATGTAATGCCTGTTTTCATACTTCTACTGTCTATGATCACGGTGTACTTTCTCGTAGGTGAGCTGACAACAGAAAGCGTGGCGATGCTGGCTCCTCTCCTCCCCCTCGCGCTTCATTTTCCAGATCCCCATCCCCATACCCTCATGCTGATGGTATTTATCCCCCTCTTCTATTTCGCGCTTGTTCGTTATTTAAAGGCTCCATCAACCAGAAACGGGATCTTTCTGGGCATCTCCTGGGCCCTTGCGGGCCTAACTCATGTTCTAGGAACTTTCGGGATTGGGGCAGTGATTCTTTCGAACGTGGCTTGGGACGTTGGTCGGAACAGAGAGCTATCGGCAGTGAAGAGATGGATTACACCGTTCCTTGTTGCCATTCCACTGTTGCTCCTCTACTGGGGCCCACTTCTATTTGTTTACCATGCTCGAACCCCAAATCCCTATCAGAGCTTAGTCTGGGCCCATTATACAATCGTCAGCTTCACGGCTGATATGATAACATTTTTTGTCTCTTATTCCTGGAGGGGGATGCTTTCCCTTCTCGCCCTTGCTGGCCTGTATGTCGTTGTAAAAAGCAGACCGTATCCTGCGTTTAGAATTGTTATATCATCGCTCCTGGGTATGTACGCAGCGGGAATCGTGTTCATACTGCTCGGAAATCCCCTGATTGCAAAGAAACTGAGCCTGTATTTCTTCACGCTGGATGTTATACTGGTCTCCCTAGGGATCACATATCTCATCTCTAAATTCCCCCAAAGGAAGTCACTGGCCGTAGTGACTGCTATACTCCTGGTGTTCTCTGGGGTCACTGTGGTGGGGTTTGCGTCCAGCCCATGGGTCCAGGTCGGTTTCCACGAGTTTCCCTTCTCAAGTCTTCAGGCATGGCTCCTCGAGAACACGAACGTTAACGATGTCATTCTCAGCAACTACGAGGCCTCTTTCATGCTGTTCTCAATATCGGGCAGAAAAACCGTACTATTTAGAAGAACTCACGCGTCGCCCTTTGTTGACTACGATAAGAGAAGCGCCGATATAATGGTGGCACTGTTGGGGAACAACAGCACAAAAGCGCTTCAAATCCTGGAGAAATACCATGTAAAGTATATCTACGTGGATAAAACCGCTTCGATTGATCCCCTCTGGGTTCCGGTTTCCTACAAGGACTACCTTGAGGGCAATGGTGTCCCCTGCCACGTTGAGTGGGTGAGATACGACCCTGCCGACCCCAGTAGTGTAAAGATTGAAGCATGCGTTGCACAGTTTAACATCTCCCAGTTGACCCCGTACCTCCGAGAGACGTTTAAGAAAGGAAACTCCGTACTTTTCAGGGTATGTTATCCCGATGAATTTGGAGAATCATGA
- the trm5b gene encoding tRNA (guanine(37)-N1)-methyltransferase Trm5b: MLAVKVPKREAEKIRRRLIELGVLARGYVPKREGEFVLFPVTEPVEGFELVETDFERLERRPHSYREVVEVPDEVRPLLPSSFDIIGDIAIIELPEELMPYGEAIGGAILRVHRHIKAVFAKGSKVSGEYRVRELIHLAGESRTETIHRENGIRLKLDVAKVYFSPRLATERMRVFKKTQPGEVVFDMFAGVGPYAVLLAKKAKLVFACDINPWAIRYLEENIGLNKVNNVVPILGDVRKVAGKLEADRVIMNLPKFADRFLKEAMLSVRDGGVVHYYGFGPEENLFSEHEAKIKAVSKELGFKVEFLEERKVRPYAPRQFNIAIDFRVLK; the protein is encoded by the coding sequence ATGCTCGCCGTAAAAGTCCCCAAGCGAGAGGCCGAAAAAATCCGCAGGAGATTAATTGAACTCGGCGTTCTGGCCAGAGGATATGTCCCCAAGCGGGAGGGCGAGTTCGTACTCTTCCCTGTCACAGAGCCAGTAGAGGGCTTCGAGCTCGTTGAAACAGACTTTGAGAGGCTTGAGAGAAGGCCCCACAGCTATCGTGAGGTCGTCGAGGTTCCGGACGAGGTTAGACCGCTCCTCCCGAGCTCCTTCGACATAATCGGTGACATTGCTATAATCGAGCTTCCCGAGGAGCTGATGCCCTACGGAGAAGCAATCGGAGGGGCCATCCTCAGGGTTCACCGGCACATAAAGGCCGTCTTTGCCAAGGGGAGCAAGGTCTCCGGGGAATACCGTGTAAGGGAGCTAATTCACCTCGCCGGCGAGAGTAGGACTGAGACCATCCACCGCGAGAACGGAATAAGGCTGAAGCTCGACGTTGCTAAAGTCTACTTCTCCCCCCGCCTTGCAACGGAAAGGATGAGGGTTTTCAAGAAGACTCAACCAGGAGAGGTCGTCTTTGACATGTTCGCCGGCGTCGGGCCGTACGCGGTGCTTCTGGCCAAGAAGGCAAAGCTCGTCTTCGCCTGCGACATCAACCCCTGGGCGATTCGCTACCTTGAGGAGAACATCGGGCTGAACAAGGTTAACAACGTCGTGCCTATCCTTGGAGATGTTAGGAAGGTCGCTGGAAAGCTCGAAGCCGACAGGGTGATAATGAATCTCCCCAAGTTCGCTGACCGCTTTCTTAAGGAGGCCATGCTGAGCGTCAGGGACGGTGGCGTGGTCCATTACTACGGCTTCGGTCCGGAGGAGAACCTGTTCTCCGAGCACGAAGCGAAAATAAAGGCGGTCTCAAAAGAGCTCGGTTTCAAAGTTGAGTTCCTGGAGGAAAGGAAAGTCCGCCCCTACGCGCCGAGGCAGTTCAACATCGCGATTGACTTCCGGGTTCTAAAGTAG
- a CDS encoding TldD/PmbA family protein: MEELIRYGEKFFDELEIAVYRSKDVSANVELNEISMASARSGAVTILRGIKDKRLGLAIIDSDEPARIREAIEQAAKMAKLNSRDEKWVSLPEPGKYREKPKPNYELKEASPDQLVEMLVRGIKLAREKDENVIVAGGEGGVSWEERHIVNSHGIDVFQEGGAAFFFLELVGRKEGTVTPGIFDFDARRDLKLDVDGVVERAVQKVKWAYDVKASKNEEVPIILGPWAIAGLFSYALFPAFSGERLVKETTPLAGKVGEKIASDVLTIYDDPFHELAIEPIIADGEGVPTRKNVLIENGTFRGFVWDNYWAKVYGTESTGNGKRDLRSGGINIGFHSMVIENGKRSLEDIIAEIEHGYFVDGFQGAHSSNPDNGNFAVTANPAFLIEDGEVKGASVFLVAGNVYELLKQASEVSKEQIVMPFMTTIITPFVKFENVKIAGK; encoded by the coding sequence ATGGAGGAACTCATAAGATACGGCGAGAAGTTTTTCGACGAGCTTGAGATTGCCGTTTACCGCTCCAAGGATGTGAGCGCCAACGTCGAGCTCAACGAGATTTCAATGGCATCCGCGAGGAGCGGGGCGGTCACGATACTACGCGGAATAAAGGACAAGCGCCTCGGGCTGGCCATAATAGACAGCGATGAACCCGCCAGGATAAGGGAGGCCATAGAGCAGGCGGCGAAGATGGCAAAGCTGAACAGCAGGGACGAGAAGTGGGTCTCTCTTCCCGAGCCGGGTAAATACAGGGAGAAGCCGAAGCCCAACTACGAGCTGAAGGAGGCCTCCCCAGATCAGCTCGTTGAGATGCTCGTCCGCGGCATAAAGCTCGCCCGCGAGAAGGATGAGAACGTCATCGTGGCAGGAGGAGAGGGCGGCGTTTCGTGGGAGGAGCGCCACATCGTCAACTCCCACGGAATAGACGTCTTCCAGGAAGGCGGTGCTGCATTTTTCTTCCTCGAGCTGGTGGGAAGGAAGGAGGGCACCGTTACCCCCGGAATCTTCGACTTCGATGCCAGAAGGGACCTCAAACTGGACGTTGACGGGGTCGTCGAGAGAGCGGTTCAGAAGGTCAAGTGGGCGTACGACGTCAAGGCAAGCAAAAACGAGGAGGTTCCGATAATACTCGGCCCATGGGCGATAGCGGGTCTCTTCAGCTATGCACTCTTCCCAGCCTTCAGCGGTGAGCGCTTGGTCAAGGAGACGACGCCTCTTGCAGGAAAGGTGGGGGAGAAGATAGCCAGCGACGTGCTCACGATATACGACGACCCGTTCCACGAGTTGGCCATCGAGCCCATTATAGCCGACGGAGAGGGGGTTCCAACGAGAAAGAACGTCCTCATCGAGAACGGAACCTTCAGGGGCTTCGTGTGGGACAACTACTGGGCCAAAGTTTATGGCACCGAGAGCACCGGAAACGGGAAGCGCGACCTCAGAAGTGGCGGCATAAACATCGGATTCCACAGCATGGTAATCGAGAACGGAAAGCGCTCGCTGGAGGACATCATAGCGGAAATCGAGCACGGCTACTTCGTGGACGGCTTCCAGGGTGCACACTCGAGCAACCCGGACAACGGAAACTTCGCGGTAACTGCAAACCCGGCTTTCCTCATCGAGGACGGAGAGGTCAAAGGGGCGAGCGTCTTCCTCGTTGCGGGCAACGTCTATGAACTGCTAAAGCAGGCGAGTGAAGTTTCGAAGGAGCAAATCGTAATGCCCTTCATGACGACCATCATAACGCCCTTCGTGAAGTTCGAGAACGTGAAGATAGCGGGGAAGTGA
- a CDS encoding TldD/PmbA family protein, protein MEKLEKALRWAEENLKADYVELRYEDLKKTTLALKDGVFTSFTGKLHQGVAIRVLADGAWGFSSTSDLNNLEKAIEGAYKLAKAAAKTKREKIELAEIKPVEDFVKSRMRVKPREVDIEEKVAHLRELERLLKEDEAVKSVQVRYEDGGGQKILLTNEGTRIEWDYNYLYQGTYVTGKADGKLAMARDSIGAVDYGWELMTEHEPNEKVTERLLRKMHSQLKGVAPKRGEFPIVAGPIVVGIIAHEALGHLAEADLTINSPFKDLIGKQIAPEYVTMSERYVEGGFGNDKYDDEGVPVRDIRIIENGILKEIMLNREYAAKWGMEPNGHARAESYRHPPIIRMRNTIFEPGDHSFEELIEDIKFGYYVVDFRGGQAQLNSAFQVGVQEGYVIRNGEIAESIRDTSITGVAIEALKKISAVGKDFGLEVGFCGKGQTAYVSSGGPHMRFDGGILIG, encoded by the coding sequence ATGGAGAAACTGGAAAAGGCCCTCCGATGGGCGGAGGAGAACCTGAAAGCGGACTATGTAGAGCTTCGCTATGAGGATCTGAAGAAAACAACACTTGCCCTCAAGGACGGCGTTTTTACCAGCTTCACTGGGAAACTTCACCAGGGCGTTGCGATAAGGGTCCTGGCTGATGGCGCCTGGGGATTCTCTTCAACGAGTGACCTCAACAACCTCGAGAAGGCCATCGAGGGCGCCTACAAGCTGGCGAAGGCAGCCGCCAAGACCAAGAGGGAGAAGATAGAGCTGGCAGAGATAAAACCCGTTGAGGACTTCGTGAAGAGCAGGATGAGGGTCAAACCGAGGGAGGTCGACATAGAGGAGAAGGTCGCACACCTCAGGGAGCTGGAGAGGCTCCTCAAAGAGGACGAGGCCGTTAAGAGCGTCCAGGTTCGCTACGAGGATGGCGGTGGGCAAAAAATCCTCCTCACCAATGAGGGAACGCGCATAGAGTGGGACTACAACTACCTCTACCAGGGGACCTACGTCACCGGAAAGGCCGATGGAAAGCTGGCCATGGCCAGGGACAGCATAGGCGCTGTGGACTACGGCTGGGAGCTCATGACGGAGCACGAACCAAACGAGAAGGTCACTGAAAGACTGCTGAGAAAGATGCACAGCCAGCTCAAGGGCGTTGCCCCGAAGCGCGGCGAGTTCCCCATCGTTGCAGGGCCGATAGTCGTCGGCATAATCGCCCACGAAGCTTTGGGCCACCTCGCGGAGGCTGACTTAACCATAAATTCGCCCTTCAAGGACCTCATCGGCAAGCAGATAGCCCCGGAGTACGTCACGATGAGCGAGCGCTACGTCGAGGGCGGCTTTGGAAATGACAAGTACGACGACGAGGGTGTTCCGGTGAGGGACATACGCATCATCGAGAACGGCATTCTCAAGGAGATAATGCTCAACCGCGAGTACGCCGCAAAGTGGGGCATGGAGCCGAACGGCCACGCGAGGGCCGAGAGCTACCGCCACCCACCGATAATCAGGATGAGGAACACGATTTTCGAGCCCGGCGACCACAGCTTCGAGGAGCTCATCGAGGACATCAAGTTCGGCTACTACGTCGTTGACTTCCGCGGCGGCCAGGCCCAGCTCAACAGCGCCTTCCAGGTCGGCGTTCAGGAGGGCTACGTGATTAGAAACGGCGAGATAGCCGAGTCAATAAGGGACACATCGATTACCGGCGTTGCCATCGAGGCACTGAAGAAGATAAGCGCGGTCGGCAAAGACTTCGGCCTTGAGGTCGGCTTCTGCGGAAAGGGACAGACTGCCTATGTTAGCTCCGGTGGACCGCACATGCGCTTTGACGGAGGAATCCTCATCGGGTGA
- a CDS encoding cupin domain-containing protein encodes MKAEIKNLIDRGTYRKLPLFEGELPEGSYVQIVEVKPGQTVGKHYHLHQYELFYIMDGEARLGIGETEYPARPGDIFLVKPKTVHWVVNERDEPFRLFVVKLNYRGDDSVWLEE; translated from the coding sequence ATGAAGGCCGAAATCAAAAACCTCATAGACAGGGGCACCTACCGGAAGCTTCCGCTCTTCGAAGGCGAACTGCCCGAAGGCTCGTACGTCCAGATAGTGGAGGTCAAGCCCGGACAGACCGTCGGGAAGCACTATCATCTTCACCAGTACGAGCTGTTCTACATAATGGACGGAGAGGCAAGGCTCGGCATCGGTGAGACCGAGTACCCCGCGAGGCCCGGCGACATATTCCTCGTCAAGCCCAAAACCGTCCACTGGGTGGTCAACGAGCGTGATGAACCCTTCAGGCTCTTCGTGGTGAAGCTGAACTACCGCGGGGATGACTCCGTATGGCTGGAGGAGTGA
- a CDS encoding cysteate racemase has protein sequence MAGGVRERTIGILGGMGPLATADLFRRIVEKTPAKRDQDHPRIIIYNDPKIPDRTAFILGNGEDPRPALIEGARKLESWGADFIIMPCNTAHFFAETIQRAVKIPLVSMIEATADEIERLGLRRVGLLATDGTIKGLVYHRALLDRGVGIAVPGKNDQEKVMRAIYGGVKAGNIELGRRLLLEVARKLERRVDGIIAGCTEVSVALRAEDLKVQLIDPLDVIAEKAVRLALGLEEL, from the coding sequence ATGGCTGGAGGAGTGAGGGAGAGAACCATCGGCATCCTCGGCGGCATGGGGCCCCTGGCGACCGCCGACCTCTTCAGAAGGATAGTCGAAAAGACTCCTGCGAAGAGGGACCAGGACCATCCCAGGATAATCATCTACAACGACCCCAAAATTCCGGACAGAACGGCGTTCATCCTGGGGAACGGGGAAGACCCGAGACCTGCCCTTATAGAGGGGGCGAGAAAGCTCGAGAGCTGGGGGGCGGACTTCATAATAATGCCCTGCAACACCGCGCACTTCTTCGCCGAGACCATCCAGAGAGCGGTAAAGATTCCGCTCGTCAGCATGATCGAGGCGACGGCGGATGAGATAGAGCGCCTCGGCCTGCGCAGGGTCGGCCTCCTCGCAACGGACGGCACCATAAAGGGGCTCGTCTACCACCGCGCGCTCCTCGACAGGGGCGTCGGGATAGCCGTCCCAGGAAAGAACGACCAGGAGAAAGTTATGCGGGCGATCTACGGGGGCGTGAAGGCGGGGAACATCGAGCTGGGAAGGAGGCTCCTCCTGGAGGTTGCTAGGAAACTCGAACGCAGGGTGGATGGAATAATAGCCGGCTGCACCGAGGTCAGCGTTGCCCTTAGGGCGGAGGACCTGAAGGTTCAGCTGATCGACCCCCTCGACGTGATAGCCGAAAAGGCCGTGAGGCTCGCCCTCGGCCTTGAGGAGCTCTAA
- the corA gene encoding magnesium/cobalt transporter CorA, producing MAEEAEEKPRITVIAYSRDDFLSRKVSSMKEVLEIEGYDVVWANVDTVEAVPEIMEALNIHDRPMKVLRRASTHARVFVFPDYLFLILHQVYEIDGGLKRERIGLLLKDNLVVTVQEIQGDVFDPIRESIREGEGLFRERGADYLLFALLEAIVENYVPIIERISSKMESLEAQILSKGEKGVLHRIHGLRREILFMRRTIFPLLEAFRKLELEGERFFTEETQSYMGELHDHVLEVLEILEGQRELANSLVELYYSTISMKTNDIIRILTVVSTIFIPLTFITGLYGMNFRYMPELYWRYGYPASLLAMLAIAMGMLAYFRKKGWI from the coding sequence ATGGCAGAGGAAGCCGAGGAAAAGCCCAGGATAACCGTTATTGCCTATTCGAGGGACGATTTCCTCAGCAGGAAGGTCTCGAGCATGAAAGAAGTCCTCGAAATCGAGGGCTATGACGTCGTCTGGGCAAACGTGGACACTGTCGAGGCAGTTCCAGAGATAATGGAGGCCCTCAACATCCACGATAGGCCCATGAAGGTCCTGCGAAGGGCGAGTACACACGCCAGGGTTTTCGTGTTTCCGGATTATCTGTTCCTCATTCTCCACCAGGTCTACGAGATAGACGGTGGGCTGAAGAGGGAAAGGATAGGCCTCCTGCTCAAGGACAACCTCGTGGTGACGGTGCAGGAGATACAAGGGGACGTCTTTGACCCCATCAGGGAGAGCATCCGTGAGGGGGAGGGCCTCTTCAGAGAGCGCGGCGCGGATTACCTGCTCTTCGCCCTTCTCGAAGCGATAGTCGAAAACTACGTTCCAATAATAGAGAGGATCAGCTCGAAGATGGAATCCCTCGAGGCACAGATACTCTCGAAGGGCGAGAAGGGGGTTCTCCACAGAATACACGGCCTCAGGAGAGAGATACTCTTCATGCGCCGCACGATATTTCCCCTGCTGGAGGCGTTCAGGAAGCTTGAGCTTGAGGGCGAGAGGTTCTTCACCGAGGAGACCCAGAGCTACATGGGGGAGCTCCACGACCATGTCCTCGAGGTGCTGGAGATACTCGAGGGGCAGAGGGAACTCGCCAACAGCCTCGTCGAGCTCTACTACTCAACGATCTCGATGAAGACCAACGACATAATCCGCATACTAACGGTCGTCTCGACGATATTCATTCCACTGACCTTCATCACCGGCCTCTACGGAATGAACTTCCGTTACATGCCCGAGCTCTACTGGCGCTATGGATATCCTGCATCACTCCTTGCGATGCTGGCAATAGCCATGGGAATGCTCGCGTACTTCCGAAAGAAGGGGTGGATTTAG
- a CDS encoding MBL fold metallo-hydrolase, which yields MRIYVLVEDYSGYESPFLAQHGISFLIEKAGKGILFDTGQSAEPILHNMRLLGLDPSSHIDYIFLSHCHYDHTGGLLGILKAIGRRVLVIAHPSIFRRHFVMKPYLRDVGIPFRREEVEELADLYLAPKPLEIVEGLYSTGEIRNREDFEQGHIGVYTLKDGQVMEDSIMDDMSVVAKTSEGLVIVSGCSHAGIVSIVKHAIRMTGERRVRAVIGGFHLIDAGDERIERTVKEFKELGVEEVYTGHCTGLRAEAAFQEAYGERFHKLHSGMVVEF from the coding sequence ATGCGAATATACGTCCTTGTCGAGGACTATTCTGGCTACGAAAGCCCTTTTCTGGCCCAGCACGGGATAAGCTTCCTGATAGAGAAGGCCGGAAAGGGAATCCTCTTCGACACCGGCCAGAGCGCCGAGCCGATACTCCACAACATGAGGCTCCTCGGCCTCGATCCGAGTTCACACATCGATTACATCTTTCTGAGCCACTGCCACTACGACCACACGGGTGGACTCTTAGGCATCCTAAAGGCCATCGGAAGGCGGGTTCTGGTTATAGCGCATCCGAGTATCTTCAGAAGGCACTTCGTTATGAAGCCCTACCTCAGGGACGTTGGGATTCCCTTCAGGAGGGAGGAGGTTGAGGAACTCGCTGACCTATACCTCGCCCCGAAGCCTCTCGAAATAGTTGAGGGCCTGTATTCCACGGGGGAGATCCGCAACCGCGAGGACTTCGAACAGGGGCATATAGGGGTCTACACGCTGAAGGACGGCCAGGTAATGGAGGACAGCATTATGGACGACATGAGCGTCGTGGCTAAAACGTCTGAGGGTCTGGTTATCGTGAGCGGCTGCAGCCACGCAGGTATAGTGAGCATAGTAAAGCATGCGATACGGATGACCGGGGAGAGACGCGTCCGCGCGGTCATAGGCGGGTTCCACCTCATAGACGCAGGCGACGAACGCATCGAAAGAACTGTGAAGGAGTTCAAGGAACTCGGAGTGGAGGAGGTTTACACGGGGCACTGCACCGGGCTGAGGGCCGAGGCGGCATTCCAGGAGGCCTACGGCGAGCGCTTCCATAAGCTGCACTCCGGAATGGTCGTGGAATTCTGA
- a CDS encoding redox-regulated ATPase YchF, producing MEIGVVGKPNVGKSTFFSAATLVDVQIANYPFTTIDANVGVTYAIAEHPCKELGCQPNPQNYEYRDGKALIPIKMIDVAGLVPGAHEGRGLGNKFLDDLRMASALIHVVDATGKTDEEGQPTDHHDPVEDIEFLEREIDYWIYGILRKNWEKFAKRIKLQHLKLAQAIADQLTGIGVTEEDAFEAIHKLGLDNDPTKWSDEDLFSFVRELRKINKPIIIAANKADAAADAQIERLIKKGKSRGYIVVPTSAAAELTLRKAAKAGFIDYVPGSSDFKILKPMSSKQEKALQLIKEKVLDRFGSTGVQEVINRATFELLNLVPVYPVEDEHKLTDQFGNVLPHVHLLPKGSTPRDLAYKVHTDLGRTFLYAVNARTHRRVGEDYELGFNDIIKIVATAR from the coding sequence ATGGAGATAGGTGTCGTTGGAAAGCCAAACGTTGGAAAGTCGACCTTTTTCTCGGCCGCTACGCTCGTTGACGTTCAGATCGCCAATTATCCGTTCACGACGATAGACGCGAACGTTGGGGTCACCTACGCGATAGCCGAGCACCCCTGCAAAGAGCTCGGCTGTCAGCCAAACCCCCAGAACTACGAATACCGGGACGGAAAGGCGCTAATCCCGATAAAGATGATTGACGTTGCGGGTCTCGTGCCCGGGGCGCACGAGGGGCGCGGTCTGGGCAACAAGTTCCTCGATGACCTGAGGATGGCCTCGGCCTTAATCCACGTCGTTGATGCCACCGGAAAGACCGACGAGGAGGGACAGCCCACCGACCACCACGACCCGGTGGAGGACATAGAGTTCCTCGAGAGGGAGATAGACTACTGGATATACGGCATCCTCAGGAAGAACTGGGAGAAGTTCGCGAAGAGGATAAAGCTCCAGCACCTCAAGCTCGCCCAGGCAATAGCCGACCAGCTGACTGGAATAGGTGTTACCGAGGAAGATGCGTTTGAGGCCATCCACAAGCTCGGCCTCGACAACGACCCGACGAAGTGGAGTGATGAAGACCTCTTCTCCTTCGTCCGCGAGCTGAGGAAGATAAACAAGCCGATTATTATAGCGGCCAACAAGGCCGATGCCGCCGCCGATGCCCAGATAGAGCGTTTAATAAAGAAAGGCAAGAGCAGGGGATACATAGTCGTTCCGACGAGCGCGGCGGCTGAACTGACGCTGAGGAAGGCCGCCAAGGCGGGCTTCATCGACTACGTTCCTGGTTCGAGTGACTTCAAAATCCTCAAACCGATGAGTTCCAAGCAGGAGAAGGCGCTCCAGCTGATAAAGGAGAAGGTCCTCGACCGCTTCGGCTCCACGGGAGTCCAGGAGGTAATAAACAGGGCGACCTTTGAGCTGCTCAACCTCGTGCCCGTTTATCCAGTTGAGGACGAGCACAAGCTCACCGACCAGTTCGGCAACGTTCTGCCCCACGTTCACCTCCTCCCCAAGGGTTCAACGCCCCGCGACCTGGCCTACAAGGTGCACACAGACCTGGGAAGGACCTTCCTCTATGCAGTCAACGCGAGAACCCACAGGCGCGTTGGAGAGGACTACGAGCTGGGCTTCAACGACATAATCAAGATAGTCGCGACGGCTCGCTGA